In Acetivibrio cellulolyticus CD2, the sequence TTATTGTTTTCCCCCTCTGCTTCTAGTAAAATATAGGTATCTAATCCAATTTTAAACAAGAGAAGGGGAAAACAAATGGTAAAACTTTATAAACAAATTTCTTTTGCTGACACATTCGAAGAATGTAAAGATGTTTTTCAAAATAATAAGCCAAAATTTCTTAAGCTACTCTCACAACATCTTGATTTATCTTCGCTTATACCACAGGATTTTTATTGGTCTTACCACAAAACTCTAGGGAGAGACCGTAAATATTCACTCTCTTCAATGCTTTCAGCATTAGTTCTGCAGAAAATTCTTGGCATTCCTACAGTTTCGCTACTCATTATTTTTCTTAATTTATGCCATGAAGCCCGTGAATTCTGTGGCCTTCCAGACGTCCCTCATAACTCTCAGTTTACACGGTTCAAACAAGATTTCGTTATTTACCTGGAAAACTTCTTTAACCACCTTGTAGATATTACAGAACCTATTTGCCAGGAAATTAACACTACTCTTGCATCCACTATCGCTTATGATACTTCAGGTATTGAAACCTTTGTAACTGAGAATAACCCAAAGTTCATAAATTCTATCATAAAAAAACTCAAGGCTTTCTACAAGGACAAGCCTGATGTCGATGTATATAAAATGGCTTATAGCCTTATGCC encodes:
- a CDS encoding transposase encodes the protein MLSALVLQKILGIPTVSLLIIFLNLCHEAREFCGLPDVPHNSQFTRFKQDFVIYLENFFNHLVDITEPICQEINTTLASTIAYDTSGIETFVTENNPKFINSIIKKLKAFYKDKPDVDVYKMAYSLMPSSASANKENQQLYXNGYFCYVYKFWHYHQTXLAFXDILAFLDSDFKKKHPEMHIEKKIRILQDEDEIY